From the Micromonospora echinospora genome, the window GTCGCGCCCCAGTCGTCGGCAGACCACCTTCGCCGGGCTGCTGTCCCGCGTCCCGGACCTGTCGGTCGCGGCCCCGCCCGCCTCGCCGGAGTGGCATCCCGGCCCACTGATCCGCAGCCTGCACACCCGCCCGGTTTCGCGGGGTCAGCCGTCCACCCGGTAACGCACGAAGATCGTTCCCTGCGAGAACGTGTGCTGGTCGAGAAGAGTCAGCTTGCGGCGGACACCGTCGGGGAGGGCGCGCGTGCCGCCACCGACGATCACCGGGCAGATGACCAGGCAGACCTCGTCGATCAGGCCGGCACGGTGGGCATGGCCGGCCAGATTGGCACCGCCGATCGCCAGGTCCCGCGTGGCCGACTCCTTCAGCCCGCGGACCGCCTCCGGGTCGAAGGTGCGCTCAATGCGGGTACGGGCGCTGCGCGGCTCCTCCAGCGTGGACGAGTACACGA encodes:
- a CDS encoding dihydrofolate reductase family protein, with product MAKLITTDIVSLDGFVNDENGKFGWSEPVEEVHRFLNDLDRGIGTHLYGRRLYDVMSYWETAHEQPGDHPDYILDYSEIWRSADKIVYSSTLEEPRSARTRIERTFDPEAVRGLKESATRDLAIGGANLAGHAHRAGLIDEVCLVICPVIVGGGTRALPDGVRRKLTLLDQHTFSQGTIFVRYRVDG